A genomic region of Hypomesus transpacificus isolate Combined female chromosome 19, fHypTra1, whole genome shotgun sequence contains the following coding sequences:
- the spi1b gene encoding transcription factor PU.1b isoform X1, with protein MLHYRMEGYLISTPSEEMYDPEIYRQQLSEYTYNPYINGENQTDQWDYASHVHSVEYENLQDSHFTELQNAQALHPPAMHRYDVETLLDPGLGPHHHVLPPPVQYFPRPCYPHLSPVQRSSDEDEHGVRSPPLEVSDEESLREHHSSTSVGELGKERSWHECNKKKIRLYQFLLDLLRNGDMKDSIWWVDRDKGSFQFSSKHKEALANRWGIQKGNRKKMTYQKMARALRNYGKTGEVKKIKKKLTYQFSGEVLGKTHSERKTYM; from the exons ATGTTGCATTACAGAATGGAGGGATACCTCATCAGTACT CCATCGGAGGAGATGTACGATCCAGAGATCTACAGGCAGCAGCTCTCAGAGTACACATACAACCCTTACATCAATGGAGAAAACCAAACAG ATCAATGGGACTACGCTTCCCACGTCCACTCTGTTGAATATGAGAACCTCCAGGACAGCCACTTCACAGAGCTCCAGAATGCCCAGGCCTTGCACCCCCCCGCCATGCATCGCTATGATGTGGAGACCCTTCTGGACCCTGGCTTGGGGCCGCACCATCATGTCTTACCACCACCT GTGCAGTACTTCCCGCGGCCGTGCTATCCCCACCTGTCCCCAGTGCAGCGGAGCTCGGACGAGGATGAGCACGGGGTCCGCAGCCCGCCCCTGGAGGTGTCTGATGAGGAGTCTCTGAGAGAacaccactcctccacctccgtcGGGGAGCTGGGTAAGGAGAGGAGTTGGCATGAAT GTAACAAGAAGAAGATCCGTCTTTACCAGTTCCTACTCGACCTGCTGAGGAATGGAGACATGAAGGACAGTATCTGGTGGGTGGACCGAGACAAGGGCAGCTTCCAGTTCTCCTCCAAACACAAGGAGGCTCTGGCCAATCGCTGGGGCATCCAGAAGGGCAATCGCAAGAAGATGACATATCAGAAGATGGCGCGGGCTCTGCGCAACTATGGCAAGACAGGGGAGGTCAAAAAGATCAAGAAGAAGCTAACCTACCAGTTCAGTGGTGAAGTACTGGGGAAGACTCACTCTGAGAGAAAAACATACATGTAG
- the spi1b gene encoding transcription factor PU.1b isoform X2: protein MLHYRMEGYLISTPSEEMYDPEIYRQQLSEYTYNPYINGENQTDQWDYASHVHSVEYENLQDSHFTELQNAQALHPPAMHRYDVETLLDPGLGPHHHVLPPPVQYFPRPCYPHLSPVQRSSDEDEHGVRSPPLEVSDEESLREHHSSTSVGELGNKKKIRLYQFLLDLLRNGDMKDSIWWVDRDKGSFQFSSKHKEALANRWGIQKGNRKKMTYQKMARALRNYGKTGEVKKIKKKLTYQFSGEVLGKTHSERKTYM from the exons ATGTTGCATTACAGAATGGAGGGATACCTCATCAGTACT CCATCGGAGGAGATGTACGATCCAGAGATCTACAGGCAGCAGCTCTCAGAGTACACATACAACCCTTACATCAATGGAGAAAACCAAACAG ATCAATGGGACTACGCTTCCCACGTCCACTCTGTTGAATATGAGAACCTCCAGGACAGCCACTTCACAGAGCTCCAGAATGCCCAGGCCTTGCACCCCCCCGCCATGCATCGCTATGATGTGGAGACCCTTCTGGACCCTGGCTTGGGGCCGCACCATCATGTCTTACCACCACCT GTGCAGTACTTCCCGCGGCCGTGCTATCCCCACCTGTCCCCAGTGCAGCGGAGCTCGGACGAGGATGAGCACGGGGTCCGCAGCCCGCCCCTGGAGGTGTCTGATGAGGAGTCTCTGAGAGAacaccactcctccacctccgtcGGGGAGCTGG GTAACAAGAAGAAGATCCGTCTTTACCAGTTCCTACTCGACCTGCTGAGGAATGGAGACATGAAGGACAGTATCTGGTGGGTGGACCGAGACAAGGGCAGCTTCCAGTTCTCCTCCAAACACAAGGAGGCTCTGGCCAATCGCTGGGGCATCCAGAAGGGCAATCGCAAGAAGATGACATATCAGAAGATGGCGCGGGCTCTGCGCAACTATGGCAAGACAGGGGAGGTCAAAAAGATCAAGAAGAAGCTAACCTACCAGTTCAGTGGTGAAGTACTGGGGAAGACTCACTCTGAGAGAAAAACATACATGTAG